The region CGTTGAACAGAGCATCGGGCTTGGTTCCAGCTCCCTCCTTCAAGCACTTAGGGAAGCAATTTCGCAACGAGATCTCGCAAAGGGGCTGAAAACTCTAAATAACCTGACAAAGCAAGGCACAGACTTGTCGCAATGCTTGGATCAACTGATCGGTTATTTCCGGGATTTACGGCTTTTAGCAATCGACAATAGCCTCAGTGAACAGGTTCAGAGTCCCAAGTCAGATATCGCGATACTCAAGCAGCAGGCAGAACAGATGTCGGTGGGCAGGTTGTCACGGATTATCAAAATTTTGATGCACACCAATCAAGACATCAAACAGTATGGTTATCCACAACTTCAATTAGAGACGGCACTCATCCAACTCAACTCGCTTGAAGAGGGCATACCTCTTGAGGAAATAATCGGTAAATTATCGGCATTAGAGCAAAAATTCGATTCAGCAGGACTTTCAGCCGTCAGTAATCACCCGTCAGTAATCACCCGTCCTCAATCGCCCGTTAGCGGAATGACAGCCAATAGTCAACAGTCAACCGAAGCACCCCATCGCGATACACGTGATTCGGTTCTTACTGCTGAGCATTCCGAAGTTATCAATGCGCCTGCCGATCACCGAGAGCGGAGCGACCTGCCAACTGACAGTGGGCGAAGTGAACGCCCTGACAGTCATCCTAATGTTTCACGCGGGATTAGAGACCTTGCCGACCTCCCTTCATTTTGGAATGAAGTAAAATCAAAACTCCCTATGAAATTCATACATGCATTACCAGAGGGATCTGTCCCTACTGTGAACGGCACAAACACAATCGAAATTGCCTGTTCACCCTCCAACGTTTTTATGATAACGGAAGCAGACAAAAACACTGTAGCCGATATCATAAAACAGGAAATCGGCAAACCTGTGAAAATCGAATTGGTTGCTTCGGATATAGTGTCAGAATCGGTGGTGTCCGAGGATGAACCAGAACAAGAAGAACGAAAAACACCACTTATGCGTAGAGTTGAAGCCCAAGATGATCCACAACTTAAAACCGCTCTTGATCTTTTTGAAGCAACAGTTGTCGAAACCCAATGACCGCTCCTTTTTGAAGGTGAGTAAGGAGGTGTTAGGATTGTCAAAACCTCTTTTTTTTTTATAAGACAAGAAACCAAGCCTGAAATGAAATGGAAGGGTTTTGCTTGGGCGTTTTTGACTCTACGGAGATAATGATGAATGTTCTAACCCACTCTATCGAACCGCAAGGAAAATTAAAAATATGAAGATGAACGACTTGATGAAACAAGCACAGCAGATGCAAAAGCGAATGCTTGAAATTCGAGAGGAACTCGCAAATCGCACCGTTGAAGCAACCGTCGGTGGTGGCATGGTAACCGCTGTTGTTAATGGACAGCAGGAAATCGTATCACTCCGGATCACACCGGAGGTTGTTGACCCGGAAGATACAGAAATGCTTGAAGACCTTATCGTGGCTGCAGTCAATGAAGCTTTGCAACAATCGCAAGAAATGATGTCGGCAGAAATGAGCAAATTGACCGGTGGCATTAAAATCCCAGGACTCCCGTAGTTTTTTATAGTAAATCCAAAAAATAAATGGACATTCGCCTCTCCCGCGGTAGGTGTGGTTTCCCAACTGCACCAGTGTGGAGTGTTCAATTAATTCTAAACTTTACTATAGGTGAGTGGACCCTCTGACTGCCTTTCATTACGCTTCAGATGGGCTTGCCAAGAACGCTCAAATCCTTTGTCGTGTATAGTTATTAGAGAAACCATTGCGGAGCTTAGTGGAGCAATGAGAGTTAGACCATAATTAGAAAAATGCAAGAATACCCGAAACCGCTGGCGAAGCTCATTACAGAGCTCCAAAAGCTGCCAACGATCGGTCAGAAGACAGCGCAACGCTTGGCATTTTTTATGCTAAAGTTACCTGATCCTGAGACTGCCCAAATTGCTGAAGCCATCGCACAGGTAAAACAACACCTATCCTACTGCGATATATGTGGCACTATTACAGACACAAATCCGTGCTATATCTGTACAAATCCGCGCCGTGATCGGCAGGTAATTTGCGTCGTAGAAGAATCTGATGATCTTTGGGCAATTGAAAGAACCAACGGTTATAAGGGACTCTATCACGTACTGGGTGGAGTTCTTTCACCATTGGATGGGACGGGTCCCGACGAACTCGGAATCAATACCCTTTTTCAACGAATTCGGGACGCCACTGTAGACGGAGAACCCGTCCGCGAAGTGATCCTTGCTACCAATTGGACAACGGAAGGACAAGCAACAGCACTCTACCTTACACAACATTTGGAAACTTTTGAAGTCGCTGTCACTCGAATTGCTTACGGTATTCCCGTTGGAGGCGATTTGGAGTACATTGATGAGGTAACACTCGCAAAAGCACTTGAAGGCAGACGGAAAGCTTAGATGGAAAAGCAGTGGCTCGTCGCACTTTTAGTTAGTCTATATTGCGGTGTATTTGGTGTCGCATGTGCGGAGCCAGATTCAGACAACCGAAATATAGGACAAAGAAACTCGACTCGCGATCGCGTCAGTACGGCGCGCGAAGCGAACGCTGCTTTTGACGCACAGCGCGCCTTTGACATGTTAGAGAAACAATGTGCTTTCGGACCGCGTCCCCCCGGTTCGGTTGCACATCGCGAAACGCGGGATTTTCTATTCACAGAACTTCAGAAATATGCAAACAGCGTGGCCCTTCAACCCCATCAGTATCAGACAAAAACGGAGACCACGCTTCATCTAAATAATATCTTGGCAGAATTTGGACCGCCAGCTGGTGGTGAGACACTTTTGCTCGCAGCACATTGGGATACCCGTCCTTTCGCTGACCGGGACCCGAAGATAGAAAATCGGGATAAACCGATCCTCGGTGCTAACGATGGTGCCTCCGGTGTTGCTGTACTCCTCGAAATCGCAAGAGTGCTCAAGGAACACCCGCCACCACGCAGAGTTGTTATCGTTCTTTTCGACGGCGAGGATTACGGTAGATCAGTTGAGGATATGTTTATCGGCTCTCGGTTTTTCGCTCGAAATTTGGGAAAATGGAGACCGGACTATGGAATTCTGTTGGACATGATCGGAGACAAGGATTTGGCACTTCCGATTGAACGCTATTCTTGGAATGCAAATCGGGGCTTCGCAGAGTCAATCTGGCATCGCGCAGCAACGCTCGGTTTAGTGCCGTTTCAATCCCGTTTAGGGGACGCGATCTTGGACGATCACGTCCCGTTAATCGAGGTGGGCATTCCAATGGTAAATATTATCGACTTTACTTACCCCTATTGGCATACAGTAGAAGATACAGTCGATAAATGCAGTCCAAAGAGCCTTGAAATTGTCGCAACACTTGTTATCAGTATCATTTACGATGGACTCTAATGAGCCATCAGCCATCAGTTGTCAGCAAGAGGGGTTGTTAAACGAAGATCTCTTTGCCGGTTGCTGATAACCGATGGTTTCCGACAAACAGTAAAAAATGAATACGTATCAAAAAAAATATGATGTTATCGTAGTCGGAGCAGGGCACGCGGGTTGTGAAGCCGCACTTGCTGCCGCACGCATGGGCTGCGAAACACTCATCGTCACTATCAATCTCGACACCATAGCGAAAATGTCTTGCAATCCTGCTATTGGAGGGCTTGCTAAAGGGCATCTCGTTAAGGAGATAGACGCGCTCGGCGGTGAGATGGCAAAAAACATTGACAAGACCGGAATCCAATTCCGCCGTTTAAATACCAAAAAGGGACCCGCAGTTCGATCAAGCCGCGCACAAGCCGATAAAAAGGCATATCAAGATGAGATGAAACGGGTCCTTGAAGCACAGGAACGGCTCGACATCAAACAAGTGTTAGTTGAGGAACTACTCGTCGAAAATGGTCGATGCATTGGAATCCTGAGCCAGACAAAAACCGCTTATTTCGGAGAGACTGTGATTCTGACGACAGGCACTTTCCTGAAAGGCACAATCCATATCGGTGATGTATCATATAGCGCAGGTAGAGCGGGCGAGTCTTCCGCAGAGAAACTCTCAGACAGTTTTTTAAGTCTTGGGTTTGAGATTGGTCGGCTCAAAACTGGCACTCCGCCACGTGTCAACGCTCAAACGGTTAATTTCAGCGAAATGGAAATTCAGCCGGGTGATGACGATCCTCTTCCATTCTCATTTTTAACTGAACGGATTACACAACCTCAACTCCCGTGTTACCTGACTTACACGAATCCGCAAACACACAACGTGATCCGTGAGAACCTCCACCGATCCGCGATGTACAGCGGTCGGATTGTCGGCATCGGTCCCCGTTACTGCCCGTCAATCGAGGATAAGGTTGTCCGTTTTGCAGAGAAGACGGAACATCAAGTCTTTGTGGAACCTGAGGGACGAGATACCGACGAAATCTACCTCAACGGTGTTTCTGCGAGCCTACCTGAAGATGTACAGGTAGAGATGGTTCATAGCATCAAAGGCTTAGAGCGTGCTGAGATTATGCGCTTCGGATACGCTGTTGAATATGATTTCGCGCCGGCAACGCAACTGCAGCCAACGCTTGAGACAAAGCAGGTGCCAAGGCTCTATTTCGCCGGACAACTCAATGGAACTACGGGCTACGAGGAAGCCGCTGCACAGGGGCTTATGGCAGGGATTAACGCCGCTTTAAAGGTAAAAGGTGAAAACGCTCTTGTCCTCGACAGATCCCAAGCTTACATAGCAGTACTTATTGACGATTTGGTTACCTTGGACATCCGAGAACCCTACCGGATGTTCACATCGCGTGCCGAATACAGGTTAGCACTGCGAGAGGACAACGCAGATTTGCGGCTTACCGAAATTGGTAGGCAGATCGGTCTCGTTGATGATAACAGGTATCACCAGTTCGAAAAGAAGGCTGCCGCTATTGAAACAGAATTGGGACGTTTACAGGAGACTCTTCTCAAACCGACACCTGCGACTCTGGATAGTTTGGCGACTATTCTTGAGACGGGTGAATTGAAGCAACCTACATCTTTGGCAGAACTGTTGAAACGCCCGGAACTGCATTATGAACAGATAACTAAGATCGTGCCTCCCTCTGAAAACCTGTCTCCCGCTGTGACTGAACAGGTGGAAATCCAGATAAAGTATGACGGATATATTCAAAGACAACAAAGACAGATTCATCAATTCAAAAAATTGGAAAATTTCCGAATCCCCGATGCATTCGACTATACCAACGTTCAGGGGTTAAAGACAGAAGCGCGTGAGAAGTTGGCAAGGATCCGGCCCGCCTCCATCGGACAAGCATCACGCTTACCTGGTGTATCGCCAGCGGACATATCGATCTTGACGGTCATTCTTCATCAACAGAACGTAAAACAGCGGTCAGCATTGTCCCGCAGGTCTCCCACACGCGGCTTGCGGCGCAGTTAGCAAGAGGCGGAGCGGGCACCCAAAAACCTCTTTACTGAAAGCCGAGGACTGATGGTTTCCGATAGCCAATATGAGGCATCGCAATTGGTGAGGTACGAGCACGACTTAAAAGAGACGTTCAATCATTACGGATTTCCCTTAACTGAACGTCAGGTGACACAATTCAATCTATATCGCACTGAATTACTACGGTGGAATGAACGCATTAACCTGACTGCGATCACAGATGACGATGAGATTGTTCATAAACATTTCCTGGATTCGCTAAGTGTCTTGGAGCATATCTCATTGAGAAGTGGTGATTCTGTGGTTGATATTGGGACGGGTGCCGGATTTCCGGGAATCGTATTAAAAATCTACATGCCTGATATCCGGTTAACACTGATTGAATCATCGAAAAAGAAGGTGAGTTTCCTAAAATTTATAGTCGCCCAATTGAATCGGCATCAGTCGGTAAACGCGCATCAGAGCGGAGACGTTAAAATACTTGCAGAACGTGCGGAAATTTGTGCGCAACAGCAGAAACACATTGGCGCATACGATTGGGTTTTCACCCGTTACGTCGCACCGATTCGAGACTCGGCGGCGTACTGCATACCGCTCCTGAAACTGACAGGAAAGTGGGTGGCTTATAAGTCCGGCGATGAAACTATTGAGAACGAGATTAGCAATAGTTCGGCGTGTCTTGAGGCACTCGGCGGAATTGTCGAAACTGTCTTAAAAAATCCAAAATTTAATCGAAATTATGTTGTGATACACCGCGGCAATCTACAATAATGACAAGTTAGTGCCCCGCGTAGTCTTCGCACGCTACAAACTAAGCGCATCGTCGTAAGGTGGCTTATGCTGTAGCAGATTAGGCGAGGTTCCAAAAATACAACGCCTAAATAGAAATACTAAGGAAAAGACCTATGAATTTTGAGACAACAATTGGGAAGCAAAATATTTCCATCCTTCATATAGATGGAAAAATTCTTGGAACTGCATCTGACACGTTCCGTAAAGAAATGAGCGAACAACTTCAAACTGGACACGATAAATTGGTGGTTAATTTAATGAATGTACCCTTGATTGATAGCAGCGCGTTAGGGGCAATTGTGGTCACTTTGAAGTCCTGTCAGCAATCGGGTGGAAAGTTAGTGTTACTCAGCCCTCAAAAAGCCGTTAGAGAAGTTTTGGAGGTAACGAAACTCAACACCGTCATTGAGATTTATGATACGGAGGAAGGCGCGTGCAATGCCTTTTAATTATACCTTCGGAGTAACGACGTGCGTTTGGACTTTGACGTGTGTTCCTCAAATCTGAAGAAACGCCCAAGCAAAAACCCCTCCATTACATTACGGACTATGCGCTCTTTAAACGAGCGCGTAGCCTGCAACAGCGGTGCAGGGTGTTTTTGATAGGGTATTTCTGCGTATTGCTTGGGCGTTTCCCCTAGATATACGGAAAGACACTTTATGCATCAAACCCACATGACCGAACCGCAAGGAATAATTAAAGAACCGCAAGGTAAATTAAAAAAACGTTCCCAGTTTAAAGTGGGGCTACGTGGTCAGCAGGTGGTTTTATTTCTCTTAGTCTCTCTGATGCCGTTGTTTGCTATTGCCTTAACCATCAAATTTTTAGGCGAAAACGCTCTGAAGGAGTCTGTTGGCGAAAATCTTGTTCTTCTGGCACAAGAAAAACTGGCACGAGCGGACAATGCTATCTCTGAAAAAATCGAAAAAATTCAAGCCGAGCTTCCAAACATCCAAGCAGCAGTTGTCTATTCAAACACTGCTAACGATAAACAGAGCGTATTTCTCAGTGTATGGGCACGATTGGAGGACAGTATTCGCCTGCTTGAGACATATGCAGGCTACAAAACTGAAGTAACCATCACAAATGCATTCGGGTACGTTTTACGCTCAAACAATCAACAGTTGGATTATGACACGACGAAAATGTTCCCACATCGAGTGCAGGATAGGGACTGGTGGAAAAGAGCCTATAACAACGGCATAGGTTATCCATTTGTGGGGGATGTCGTCTATGATGAAGTGCGAGGTGTACATTTTCTGCCAATTGCACTGCCAATACGTGCCTCTACCACAGGCTCCGGTACGCAGAAAAAAAATAACACGGTCGGCGTACTAAGAACATTTCTATTTTTGCCTGAGCTTACCAGTTTGGTTCAATCGCTGCCGGAATTGGCAGAAACATATACGATTCTAACGAGTTCATCTGGTAAAATCATTGTAGCTTCACCCCAAAGCGAGTATCGAATAGATAGTTACATTGAGATGAGCAATGCCGCAGAGGAGGCAATTATTGAAGCGAAAAAAGGCATTAATGGGAATTACTATGACTATGAACCCGATGGTGAGACAGACACTTTCGGTGAACCTCGCATCTATGGTTGGGCGCGAACGCGGGGAAACACCCAATCAAAAACACTCTCAAGTATGGAGCCGTGGAAGGTCCAACAAAACTTTAGCAACTGGATAGTCTTTGCTTCGCGTCCCATCTCATCGGCTTACGCTGGCGTTGGCAGACTGAATAGGTATATTTTTTATGTTACCATCGGGTCAAGTTGTATCGTTATATTAATTGCTTGGTGGGCTGCCCAGCGTATTGCCACACCGATATTGAAGGTCGCAGAAGCAGCGCGGAGCATCGGACAAGGTGAATTTGATAGCGAAATCACGGTTGATAGTGATGATGAAGTGGGTGTGCTTGCTGAAGAATTCAATGAGATGCGTCGAAACCTGAAAAATGCCGTCGATCGATTAACACAGGAAGAGAAAAAACTCACGGCTATTGTGGACAATCTCGGTGAAGGTTTGATTGTTGTTGAACCTACGGGGCGTGTGATCTACGTCAATCCTGTAGCCGAACGTTTACTGAATTTAGCGAATACCGCTGACTCCGAAAATTTTATCGCTGTTGATACAACGAACAGTACAATCTGCTGGACAAAAACATTGGAAAGCGGAGGGAACACAGAAACCGACAAAAGAACTGTTGATATGAAAATACTGTCCTCCTCTCGGCGTGAAGTGGCACAACACCCAACAGTCTTTACGAATGCCACAAGCGCATTCGTCGTCGAAGTGAATATTGATGGCAATCGACAGGACAGCTTGACTCTCAACTCGTCTTCGACGCTATCTAACAAGTCACGAGTTGATAGTCAAAATTCTCGAGTACTTCGCATCATAGCAAGCAATTTTTCCGATGAACATAATAACATTGTTGGCACCGTTTATGTCTTTGATGACATTACCAATGAACACGCAATAGAAAAAATGAAGTCGGAGTTCGTTTCACTTGTATCACATGAATTGCGGACACCACTGACATCCATCATCGGATTTATTTCGCTAATACTTGATGGAAAAACTGGTAAAATTAATCGGAAACAGCATGAAAGTTTGAGCCGAGCACATCGCCAGTCGAAACGGCTTGCCGCTCTTATTAACGACCTACTCGACATCTCCCGAATTGAAGCAGGACGCATCGAGATGAAACAGGAGCGGGTACAGATAGACAGAATCGCCAAACGGCGAATCGAGGAGCTCCGTCCACAAGCAGACCAGAAAGCCATCTTGCTGCTTTTTGAAGGGCAGCCGAATCTGCCACCTATGGTTGGGGATGCAGACCGGATTGGGCAAATTTTTATTAACCTCATCGGAAATGCCATCAAATTTACGCCAAATAGCGGGAAGGTGACAGTAAGGATATCGAAGTCTCAGCAGAATGGGAGCGCAACCGATGGGTTCCATGTTCAAGTCATTGATACGGGTCCAGGAATTCTGCCTGAAGATAGAGAAAAGGTGTTTGACAAATTCCGACAACTCGGAAGTGTCAGCGCACGAAAACCGCAAAGTGGCACTGGTTTGGGACTTTCGATTGCCGCTGGGATAGTTGAAGCGCACGGCGGACGATTATGGGTGGATAGCGGAGATAACGGCTGCGGATGCAACTTCCAGTTTTTTATGCCGTTGCAAAAAGGGAAAAATGGCTGAAACGATTTTAATTGTCGATGACGATCTTGACATCCTTGAATTGCTAAAAATGAATCTTGAACCGGAAGGTTACAACGTCCGAACAGCAAACGATGGTGAAAGTGCGGTGCAGAGCGCATGTGCGAACCCTCCGGATCTCATTCTTCTGGATGTCATGATGCCACAGAAAAGCGGCTTTGAGGTCATTGAAGAACTAAAAAACATCGAAGATACAAAAAACGTCCCGATCATTTTAGTAACTGCCCGTGGACAGACAGAAGATAAAGTTCTCGGTTTGGATACTGGCGCAGACGATTATATTACGAAACCGTTTGACCTTCGTGAGGTAACCGCACGCGTTGAAGCCGTCTTAGGCAGAACCCGTCCCATCAAATACATTAATCCGTTAATGCACGCGATGGGCGACAAGTTCAGCGAAGAAGGATTGCAACAACTCGCTGGACATCTTCAAGCTGCTGCCGCTATTCAAAATAAATTGTTACCGGAACAGGCACCAAGTCTTGAAGGATTTGATATCGCGACACTGCTCCAAAGTTCAACGTCCGTTTCCGGTGATTTCTATGACTTCATCCCGTTGAGTGAAACACAGATCGGACTCGTTCTCGGTGATGTAAAAGGCAACGGTATACCAGCAGCACTGTTGATGGTGATGATTCGGACAGCACTCCGCTTACTCTGTCATGAGGGAGATACCCCCGCATCAATCCTCAAACGGGTTAATGACTTAGTCGTCCGTGACACTGAAGCAGATTTGTTCGCAACGATGGTCTATGGTATATTGGATGTAGCAAATGCAACCTTCATGTATTCAAATGGAGGGCACTGTTATCCATTCCACTGGAAGGATACCGGCGAGATGGAGGTCCTAAAGACAGAGGGCATGTTGATAGGCGCATTTGAGGAGGCGAGGTTTTCAAGCGACGTCTGTTCTCTATCTCCGGGTGATATCCTCGTTTTCTATACGGATGGTATTACCGAAATGGAAACGGAAAACATTGAAAGGAGCGGTCAGCAGTCAGCGGTCAGCAATCAGCAAGCGGCAGTAGGTTCATCAGAAAACCTCTGTGCTGATAGCCGATTGCTGATTACTGATAGCCACTATGGTGCTGATAGACTTGCCGACTGTATTTCCAAAAATGCCGGATTGTCAGCATTAGAATTATGTGATGCGGTTGTTAACGATCTAACACTGTTTAGTGGAAGCACGAGTCCGCATGACGACAGGGCATTAATTGTTATCAAGCGAAATATTTAAATTAGGAGGGGTTCAGCTATGACAATAGCCGAACCCGTATAATATACTTTTGGTATAATCAATCATAATGATACCAGAGCATGCGAATAAAGGTATCAGTTAACAGTTTTCAGTTAAGAAGTTCCATTCAGCAACATCTGCTTCTTCTAACTGAAAACTATAAGAGAAGGAGTTTCAAACGTGGGCGAGAGAACTGAACAGGTTATTACGCTTTCTCTCCCAAGTTCAATGCAACATATCAATCTACTCGATGTCGTTGTCACTGAGATTCTGAAAGAAACAGATTTCACGGAGGACATCCAAGAGCAGGTTAACCATGTTGTCATTGAAGCGGGTATAAACGCGACCAAACACAGCAACAAAGAGGATCCGGAAAAACAAACGACTTTTCAGCTGATTCTTGCTGAGAACCAATTCAACATTACCACTGAGGACGAAGGTGAGGAATCTGAACCCAAGGAGACTGGAACTGGACAGGTTGTTAGACTTTCTCTCCCAAGTTCGATGAAACATGTTTATCTACTCGATGTCGTTGTCACTGAGATTCTGAAAGAAACAGATTTCATGGAGGACATCCAAGAGCAGATTAACCTTGCCGTCATTGAGGCGGGAACAAACGCTATCAAACACGGCAATAAAGAAAATCCATTTAAAAAAGCGACCATCGAATTCACGCTTGCCGAGGATAGACTTGAAATCGTCATCGAAGACGAAGGCGATGGATTCACACGTAAGGAGGTCGCAGATCCGCTTGACCCAGAAAACTTGCTCAAAAGCAGTGGTAGAGGCTTATTTTTGATGGAAGCTTGCATGGATTCTGTAACCTACGAAAATAACGGGACCATCATCAAAATGGTCAAATATCATTGAAGCCATCAGCGATCAGTAAAGCGTCGTTTGTCGCACGGAAGAATGTTTGCAACTGCCAGACGTTCCATTGATGGTTTCCGACGGCTGACGGCTGAAGGTTATTTATTACTAAAGGATTTCTATGCAAGTCAACCTTCGACACAAAGGTAGCATTACAATTTTAGATATTGAGGGAAGAGTTATTGGAGCAGATGCCTTAGCTCTCAAAGACATCATTAATCAGCAGATTCAGATAGCTGATAGCGAAGGCGAGCCTGGGGAAAAAGTCAATCTAATTTTGAACCTGGAACGGGTCCAGATGATGGATAGTTCCGGCTTAGGAGTACTTGTCGCCTCTCATACCGCCATCCTACGCAACGAAGGGAACATAGTCCTCTTGAATCTCGGCGGCAACGTCAGAAGTCTTATTGTCATGGCAAAATTGATGACAATTTTTGACTGCTATGACACGGAAGCAGAAGCGATAGCCGGAATCATACGGACTTAAAAAGATGGAAACACGTATATCCCAAGACCTTGAAGAAAACGTCAGTCTATGGCACAAATGCACCGGATGCCAAGAATTCGCTTTCAAAAACGAACTTGAACGCAACCTTTATGTCTGCTCATATTGTGGCGCACTGTTCCCTCTCCTCGCTGAAAAACGGCTTGAGTATTTACTTGATGACTTACCGACAACGGAAACTATATTCGCTAAGGAATCCGGGCTTATTGCTGAAGGAACCATTTCAGGACACCCAGCCTGTCTGTTCATCGCAGACATAGATGTGATCCCAGCGGAGCTGAATGCTTCCTTTTTTCTCACAGCGATTGAAAGTGCTTTACAAAAACAGATGCCATTGATTACGATTGTCGCTTGTCAACCGACTGGACCCCGAGCCGCTTTGGCGGAAACCACCTACTTGACAATGCAGATGGAGAAATTAGCGGGTACACCACTTCCGCATATAACTGTTTTAACTGAAACGGAAGTATATCCACTGGCGACATATCTCCCGGTCGGCGAACTGGTTATTGCAGAAGGCAAAGTCCCTAGAAAAAAATCAGCATCACCGAATTTACAACCTGCACTGCACGCCCCAGAAGAACAACTTCTGACACAGCCATCACCCTCCGAAAAGGACGTTGAACCTGACATAAGCGTCGATTGTTATATCCCTCGTGAGGAACTGCCAAGGACATTGGGATTATTTCTCAGATTCTTTGGTAGCAGTCAGTTGTCAGAAAAATAATTGTAGAGAAAGCCAATTGTTAAAAAAATCTGAAAACAGAGACAAGCGCATTTCCTTCGCCAACCAGAAATTTAAAGAAATTTTCGGTGGCGCATCCACATTTGTTGCATCAGCCCCCGGCAGAGTGAACCTCATCGGAGAGCATACAGATTACAATGACGGTTATGTATTTCCAGTGGCGATTGATAAATATATCAACATCGCTGCACGGAAGAGATCCGATGGATGGGTCAGGTTACATGCCTTGGATGTCAACGATTCCTACGAATTCTCTCTGGATACATCCCCTTCTATTCAGCAGGATGTACCAGCATGGAGCCATTATCTCATCGGGGTTGCGTCTCTTTTAGAAACATCAGGCAAAAAGGTATCTGGGATAGATGCCGTAATCACAGGCGACGTGCCGATTGGTGCTGGTTTGAGTTCTTCAGCTGCACTTTCAGTTTCAACCGCACTGACTTTCTTAACCGCCAGTTCTCCATCTGAGACTTCCGAAGGGGTACCACAATCAGAGATTGATAATAAGGAGCTCGCTGCGTTGTGTCAGCGGGTAGAACACGAATTTGTCGGTGTTAATTGTGGTATCATGGATCAAACTATCTCGCTGCTCGGACAGGAAAATCAGGCACTGTTTCTGGACTGCCGTTCGCTTGAACACGAACAGGTCCCACTTAACTTGGCAACGCACTGTATTGCTATTTGTAACACAAGGGTGAAACGCGAACTTGCCGCTTCTGAATACAATAAACGCCGCGCGGAATGTGAGAGAGGCGTTGCAATCCTTAAAAAATGGTTGCCCGGTATCTCTTCGCTCCGCGATATTACACTAACGGATTTCAAAAAACATGAAGAAGAACTTCCGGTGTTAACACAAAAGAGATGTCGGTATGTGATCGAAGAGAACACCCGTGTTTTAGACGCGGTTGCTGTGCTGAAAACGCGATCCCTACAAACTGCAGAAGAAACAGACAAATCGCTCATACAATTTGGTAGGTTGATGAACGCG is a window of Candidatus Poribacteria bacterium DNA encoding:
- the dnaX gene encoding DNA polymerase III subunit gamma/tau; translated protein: MSYEVLAQKWRPQNFSDVVGQEHITTTLKNQILSERIGHAYLFWGPRGTGKTTVARILAKAVNCPNRIQETEFDAIKTAEPCNQCEFCNEIAHDRSFDVIEMDAASNRGIDTIRDLRENVKLSPATCPYKIYIIDEAHMLSTEAFNALLKTLEEPPPHVIFIMATTEHAKIPKTISSRCQDFDFRYLEDEKIIERLQLIAQEEGISADLDVLALITRQSEGCLRDAENLLELVSAAGKDLTIEAVEQSIGLGSSSLLQALREAISQRDLAKGLKTLNNLTKQGTDLSQCLDQLIGYFRDLRLLAIDNSLSEQVQSPKSDIAILKQQAEQMSVGRLSRIIKILMHTNQDIKQYGYPQLQLETALIQLNSLEEGIPLEEIIGKLSALEQKFDSAGLSAVSNHPSVITRPQSPVSGMTANSQQSTEAPHRDTRDSVLTAEHSEVINAPADHRERSDLPTDSGRSERPDSHPNVSRGIRDLADLPSFWNEVKSKLPMKFIHALPEGSVPTVNGTNTIEIACSPSNVFMITEADKNTVADIIKQEIGKPVKIELVASDIVSESVVSEDEPEQEERKTPLMRRVEAQDDPQLKTALDLFEATVVETQ
- a CDS encoding YbaB/EbfC family nucleoid-associated protein; this translates as MKMNDLMKQAQQMQKRMLEIREELANRTVEATVGGGMVTAVVNGQQEIVSLRITPEVVDPEDTEMLEDLIVAAVNEALQQSQEMMSAEMSKLTGGIKIPGLP
- a CDS encoding M28 family peptidase, with the protein product MEKQWLVALLVSLYCGVFGVACAEPDSDNRNIGQRNSTRDRVSTAREANAAFDAQRAFDMLEKQCAFGPRPPGSVAHRETRDFLFTELQKYANSVALQPHQYQTKTETTLHLNNILAEFGPPAGGETLLLAAHWDTRPFADRDPKIENRDKPILGANDGASGVAVLLEIARVLKEHPPPRRVVIVLFDGEDYGRSVEDMFIGSRFFARNLGKWRPDYGILLDMIGDKDLALPIERYSWNANRGFAESIWHRAATLGLVPFQSRLGDAILDDHVPLIEVGIPMVNIIDFTYPYWHTVEDTVDKCSPKSLEIVATLVISIIYDGL
- the recR gene encoding recombination mediator RecR; translated protein: MQEYPKPLAKLITELQKLPTIGQKTAQRLAFFMLKLPDPETAQIAEAIAQVKQHLSYCDICGTITDTNPCYICTNPRRDRQVICVVEESDDLWAIERTNGYKGLYHVLGGVLSPLDGTGPDELGINTLFQRIRDATVDGEPVREVILATNWTTEGQATALYLTQHLETFEVAVTRIAYGIPVGGDLEYIDEVTLAKALEGRRKA
- the mnmG gene encoding tRNA uridine-5-carboxymethylaminomethyl(34) synthesis enzyme MnmG, which translates into the protein MNTYQKKYDVIVVGAGHAGCEAALAAARMGCETLIVTINLDTIAKMSCNPAIGGLAKGHLVKEIDALGGEMAKNIDKTGIQFRRLNTKKGPAVRSSRAQADKKAYQDEMKRVLEAQERLDIKQVLVEELLVENGRCIGILSQTKTAYFGETVILTTGTFLKGTIHIGDVSYSAGRAGESSAEKLSDSFLSLGFEIGRLKTGTPPRVNAQTVNFSEMEIQPGDDDPLPFSFLTERITQPQLPCYLTYTNPQTHNVIRENLHRSAMYSGRIVGIGPRYCPSIEDKVVRFAEKTEHQVFVEPEGRDTDEIYLNGVSASLPEDVQVEMVHSIKGLERAEIMRFGYAVEYDFAPATQLQPTLETKQVPRLYFAGQLNGTTGYEEAAAQGLMAGINAALKVKGENALVLDRSQAYIAVLIDDLVTLDIREPYRMFTSRAEYRLALREDNADLRLTEIGRQIGLVDDNRYHQFEKKAAAIETELGRLQETLLKPTPATLDSLATILETGELKQPTSLAELLKRPELHYEQITKIVPPSENLSPAVTEQVEIQIKYDGYIQRQQRQIHQFKKLENFRIPDAFDYTNVQGLKTEAREKLARIRPASIGQASRLPGVSPADISILTVILHQQNVKQRSALSRRSPTRGLRRS